A region of Microbacterium suwonense DNA encodes the following proteins:
- a CDS encoding pyruvate, water dikinase regulatory protein: MTEIVDATRAAYFVSDSTGVTAETLGNALLANFPGFRFLKHTIPFVDTDAEARAVVASIDKDAAAGREPLLFITVKQAALRSILGASEATVIDLLAGHLTELEQALGVTASEQLGAYHGLGDTDRYFARMRAVEYAIEHDDGQSSRALDQADVVLIAPSRCGKTPTTMYLALQHGLRVANYPLTDDDFPTEGLPRSVAKYGARCFGLTTTPLRLSQVRHERRPSSRYSSLEQCTIELRRAEDLYRRNRVPFLNSSTKSVEEMSAVIMQTMKLRA; this comes from the coding sequence ATGACCGAGATCGTCGATGCCACCCGCGCCGCGTACTTCGTGTCGGACAGCACGGGTGTCACCGCTGAAACCCTGGGCAACGCCCTCCTGGCGAACTTCCCGGGCTTCCGCTTCCTCAAGCACACCATCCCGTTCGTCGACACGGACGCTGAGGCGCGCGCGGTCGTCGCCAGCATCGACAAGGACGCGGCAGCGGGCCGCGAACCGCTTCTGTTCATCACGGTGAAACAGGCGGCGCTGCGCAGCATCCTCGGGGCCTCCGAAGCCACGGTCATCGACCTGCTCGCCGGGCACCTGACCGAGCTCGAGCAGGCGCTCGGTGTGACGGCATCCGAGCAGCTCGGCGCGTATCACGGCCTCGGCGACACCGACCGCTACTTCGCACGGATGCGGGCTGTCGAGTACGCGATCGAGCACGACGACGGGCAGAGCTCCCGCGCCCTGGACCAGGCCGACGTCGTCCTCATCGCGCCGTCGCGCTGCGGCAAGACTCCGACGACCATGTATCTCGCCCTGCAGCACGGCCTGCGGGTGGCGAACTACCCGCTCACCGACGATGATTTCCCGACCGAGGGCCTGCCGCGCTCGGTCGCGAAGTACGGCGCGCGCTGCTTCGGCCTGACGACCACGCCGCTGCGACTGAGCCAGGTGCGCCATGAGCGTCGCCCGAGCTCGCGCTATTCCAGCCTGGAGCAGTGCACGATCGAGCTGCGCCGTGCCGAAGACCTCTACCGGCGCAACCGTGTCCCCTTCCTGAACTCCTCGACCAAAAGTGTCGAGGAGATGTCCGCGGTCATCATGCAGACCATGAAGCTGCGCGCGTGA
- a CDS encoding aldolase/citrate lyase family protein: MIETPRALTEVDRVAAHAAVDGLHYGYVDLAAEMGSRPFDDDGALSELTTGYARSRIAVAAAAHGLFATGGSLIPDYKDTTKVAQLVRTWADLGYTACIAVTPAHLPIINEVMRPSPSAVERARATSSAYESALSEGKPAAVVDGRVVTMPDYRVAQLVLERAGIRD, from the coding sequence ATGATCGAGACCCCGCGTGCCCTGACCGAAGTCGACCGCGTGGCAGCGCACGCAGCAGTCGACGGGCTGCACTACGGGTACGTCGATCTCGCCGCGGAAATGGGCTCGCGACCGTTCGACGACGACGGCGCGCTGTCGGAGCTGACGACGGGATATGCGCGCTCGCGCATCGCGGTCGCCGCTGCGGCTCACGGTCTGTTCGCGACCGGTGGCTCACTCATACCCGACTACAAGGACACGACGAAGGTCGCCCAGCTGGTGCGCACCTGGGCCGACCTCGGCTACACCGCGTGCATCGCGGTGACTCCGGCGCATCTGCCGATCATCAACGAGGTCATGCGTCCGTCGCCGAGTGCGGTGGAGCGTGCGCGCGCGACCAGCAGCGCGTATGAGAGCGCCCTCAGCGAAGGCAAGCCGGCTGCAGTCGTGGACGGTCGCGTCGTGACCATGCCGGACTACCGCGTAGCTCAGCTGGTGCTCGAACGTGCGGGCATACGTGACTGA
- a CDS encoding ester cyclase, with protein sequence MSADDVIAQWADEVMFEDPILEQVHHDREVLRQSFIRYSNKDPENGIGIHTFTVEEFLSEPGQNPIVYRWKWVLKHASDFLGVPTNGKTIVTTGVNIDWFDDDGKVVREVAYWDFVKPALDLGLPVLNSEYWEEEAKEQQK encoded by the coding sequence GTGAGCGCCGACGATGTGATCGCCCAGTGGGCGGATGAGGTGATGTTCGAGGATCCGATCCTCGAACAGGTGCACCACGACCGCGAGGTGCTGCGCCAGTCGTTCATCCGCTACTCCAACAAGGACCCGGAAAACGGCATCGGCATCCACACGTTCACCGTCGAGGAGTTCCTCTCCGAGCCCGGTCAGAACCCGATCGTCTACCGCTGGAAGTGGGTGCTGAAGCACGCGTCGGACTTCCTTGGCGTTCCGACGAATGGCAAGACGATTGTGACGACGGGCGTGAACATCGATTGGTTCGATGACGACGGCAAGGTCGTCCGCGAAGTCGCGTACTGGGACTTCGTCAAGCCGGCACTCGACCTCGGGCTACCGGTTCTCAATTCCGAATACTGGGAAGAAGAAGCAAAGGAGCAACAGAAATGA
- a CDS encoding aldolase/citrate lyase family protein yields MTQKEARRAYASMVSVIEVPILNDKYWSKVPELAVDAIMLDLEDSAAPSTKAAARDAIVAALREPDYFGGRRIIVRCNNLASPWGRDDLEALAAVDTDFVVSYPKLDEVDELDAVAGILEAGAGDVACM; encoded by the coding sequence GTGACGCAGAAGGAAGCCCGGCGGGCGTACGCCTCGATGGTGAGTGTCATAGAAGTCCCCATTCTCAACGACAAGTACTGGTCGAAGGTGCCGGAGCTTGCGGTCGATGCGATCATGCTCGACCTCGAGGACTCCGCTGCGCCGTCGACGAAGGCAGCGGCGCGCGACGCCATCGTGGCGGCGCTGCGTGAACCGGATTACTTCGGCGGACGGCGCATCATCGTTCGCTGCAACAACCTCGCGAGTCCGTGGGGACGCGATGATCTCGAAGCGCTCGCCGCCGTCGACACCGACTTCGTGGTCTCCTATCCGAAACTCGACGAGGTCGACGAACTCGACGCCGTCGCCGGAATTCTGGAGGCGGGGGCCGGCGACGTGGCCTGCATGTGA
- a CDS encoding ester cyclase — protein MNKEWAENYLASFATKDLVVDTLWADDEKFQTENPITGEVHYGKEIYREGFTPYANDDPDNGVGIHKFTLVEFFSGPNPAVYRWRWDCTGAKSFLGLPTNGKDIVTTGVNTDWFDEDGKVIREVAYFDFLTPSIETGNLGYAVRDPLLAGGRLDDEETSATA, from the coding sequence ATGAACAAGGAATGGGCCGAGAACTACCTCGCATCGTTCGCGACGAAGGATCTCGTCGTCGACACGTTGTGGGCGGACGATGAGAAGTTCCAGACGGAGAACCCCATCACCGGTGAGGTTCACTACGGCAAGGAGATCTATCGCGAAGGCTTCACGCCGTACGCGAACGACGACCCTGACAACGGTGTCGGCATCCACAAGTTCACCCTGGTGGAGTTCTTCTCGGGACCGAACCCCGCGGTCTACCGCTGGCGTTGGGATTGCACTGGTGCCAAGTCGTTCCTCGGGCTCCCGACAAACGGCAAAGACATCGTCACCACGGGCGTGAACACCGACTGGTTCGATGAGGACGGCAAGGTCATCCGCGAGGTCGCGTACTTCGACTTCCTCACTCCGTCGATCGAGACCGGCAACCTCGGCTACGCCGTGCGCGACCCGCTGCTCGCCGGCGGACGCCTGGATGACGAGGAGACGTCAGCCACCGCGTGA
- the ppsA gene encoding phosphoenolpyruvate synthase, translating into MSNILWFDEVGMADLPQVGGKNASLGEMVSNLADLGVRVPGGFATTADAYRAFLASDGLDTRIRTAVEEIDVDDVTQLSRVGAVVREWIEQQPLPADIERDIRAACTRLVDNDPAPDDVSWAVRSSATAEDLPDASFAGQQETFLNISGVDNILQAVRQVFSSLYNDRAIAYRVHNGFDHHDVALSVGVQRMVRSDIGASGVMFTVDTESGFPDAVFITSSYGLGEAVVQGAVNPDEFYVYKPALAASRPAILKRAVGEKAIAMRYTDSDQVGGTTVFEDVPADRRRLFSITDAEVEELARHAVTIEQHYGRPMDIEWARDGGDGKLYILQARPETVVSRADANVMRRFVLTERSDVLATGRAIGQKIGSGAVSVLRGIEDMARFRAGDVLVADMTDPDWEPIMKKASAIVTDRGGRTCHAAIIARELGIPAVVGTGDATRVLPDGLDVTVSCAEGDDGFVYEGLLEFREEQTHLDRMPEVPVKIMMNVGTPDQAFSFSRLPNRGVGLARLEFIINRQIGIHPRALLDFDDLPADLHDQVAERIAAYPSPREFFVQRVTEGVSMLAAAFAPEPVIVRMSDFKSNEYANLLGGDRYEPHEENPMIGYRGASRYISADFRECFDMECEALRRVRDDMGLTNVKIMIPFVRTVAEGAAVIELLAENGLRRGENGLEVVMMCEVPSNALLADEFLDHFDGFSIGSNDMTQLTLGLDRDSALVAATFDERDPAVKKMLAMAIEACLRRGKYVGICGQGPSDHPDLADWLLDQGIESMSLNPDTVVETWMRLAQRVAAPLCSRRDRVLRLRPA; encoded by the coding sequence ATGAGCAACATCCTCTGGTTCGACGAGGTCGGCATGGCCGACCTGCCCCAGGTCGGCGGCAAGAACGCCTCGCTCGGCGAGATGGTCTCGAACCTCGCCGACCTCGGCGTGCGCGTGCCCGGTGGGTTCGCGACGACCGCGGATGCCTATCGCGCCTTCCTCGCCTCCGACGGGCTGGACACCCGCATCCGCACCGCCGTGGAGGAGATCGACGTCGATGACGTCACCCAGCTCTCCCGGGTCGGTGCCGTCGTGCGCGAGTGGATCGAGCAGCAGCCGTTGCCGGCCGACATCGAGCGCGACATCCGCGCCGCCTGCACGCGACTCGTCGACAACGACCCCGCTCCGGACGACGTCTCCTGGGCGGTGCGCTCCTCCGCCACCGCCGAGGATCTCCCCGATGCATCGTTCGCGGGCCAGCAGGAGACCTTCCTCAACATCTCCGGCGTCGACAACATCCTGCAGGCCGTCAGGCAGGTCTTCTCCTCTCTCTACAACGACCGCGCGATCGCCTACCGGGTGCACAACGGCTTCGACCACCACGACGTCGCGCTGTCGGTGGGCGTTCAACGGATGGTCCGCTCCGACATCGGAGCGTCCGGGGTGATGTTCACCGTCGACACCGAGTCCGGCTTCCCGGACGCCGTGTTCATCACCAGCTCCTACGGCCTCGGTGAAGCCGTGGTGCAGGGCGCCGTGAACCCCGACGAGTTCTACGTCTACAAGCCTGCGCTCGCAGCCTCCCGCCCCGCGATCCTGAAGCGCGCGGTGGGGGAGAAGGCGATCGCGATGCGGTACACGGACAGCGATCAGGTGGGCGGGACGACCGTCTTCGAGGACGTCCCGGCCGACCGGCGCCGGCTGTTCAGCATCACGGATGCCGAGGTCGAGGAACTCGCTCGTCACGCCGTCACGATCGAGCAGCACTACGGGCGCCCGATGGACATCGAATGGGCGCGCGACGGCGGCGACGGCAAGCTCTACATCCTTCAGGCGCGACCGGAGACGGTCGTCTCACGGGCGGATGCGAACGTGATGAGGCGGTTCGTGCTGACAGAGCGCAGCGATGTGCTCGCCACCGGACGGGCGATCGGGCAGAAGATCGGATCGGGCGCCGTCAGCGTGCTGCGCGGCATCGAGGACATGGCGCGCTTCCGCGCCGGTGACGTGCTGGTGGCCGACATGACCGACCCCGACTGGGAGCCGATCATGAAGAAGGCCTCCGCCATCGTCACCGATCGCGGTGGGCGCACCTGTCACGCCGCGATCATCGCCCGCGAGCTCGGCATCCCCGCGGTCGTCGGCACGGGGGATGCCACACGGGTGCTGCCCGACGGACTCGACGTCACCGTGTCCTGCGCCGAGGGCGATGACGGCTTCGTCTACGAGGGTCTGCTCGAGTTCCGCGAGGAGCAGACGCACCTGGATCGGATGCCGGAGGTGCCGGTCAAGATCATGATGAACGTCGGCACCCCCGACCAGGCCTTCTCGTTCTCCCGCCTGCCCAACCGCGGTGTGGGGCTCGCGCGGCTGGAGTTCATCATCAACCGTCAGATCGGCATCCACCCGCGGGCGCTGCTCGACTTCGACGACCTGCCCGCCGACCTCCACGACCAGGTCGCCGAGCGCATCGCGGCGTACCCGTCGCCGCGCGAGTTCTTCGTGCAGCGCGTGACCGAAGGCGTCTCGATGCTGGCAGCGGCGTTCGCCCCGGAGCCGGTGATCGTGCGGATGAGCGACTTCAAGTCGAACGAGTACGCGAACCTGCTCGGCGGCGACCGCTACGAGCCGCATGAGGAGAACCCGATGATCGGGTACCGCGGAGCATCGCGGTACATCTCGGCAGACTTCCGTGAGTGCTTCGACATGGAGTGCGAGGCGCTGCGCCGGGTGCGCGACGACATGGGGCTCACGAACGTGAAGATCATGATCCCGTTCGTCCGCACGGTCGCCGAGGGTGCCGCGGTCATCGAGCTGCTCGCCGAGAATGGTCTGCGTCGCGGGGAGAACGGGCTCGAGGTGGTGATGATGTGCGAGGTGCCCTCGAACGCGCTGCTGGCGGACGAGTTCCTCGACCACTTCGACGGATTCTCCATCGGCTCCAACGACATGACCCAGCTCACCCTCGGGCTCGATCGTGATTCGGCGCTGGTCGCGGCCACGTTCGATGAGCGCGACCCTGCGGTGAAGAAGATGCTCGCCATGGCCATCGAGGCCTGCCTGCGCCGCGGCAAGTACGTCGGCATCTGCGGGCAGGGACCCTCGGACCACCCCGACCTTGCCGACTGGCTGCTCGATCAGGGGATCGAGTCGATGTCACTCAACCCCGACACGGTCGTGGAGACCTGGATGCGGCTGGCGCAGCGCGTCGCGGCCCCTCTCTGCAGTCGGCGTGACAGGGTTCTGAGGCTTCGTCCAGCATGA
- a CDS encoding DMT family transporter, with amino-acid sequence MRRGRVLLSGAIVAEVCATLSLRAANDSAPWLAVAAVGYVAAFFFLALTLRAGMKIGVAYGIWSACGIVLTAVAAAVIFGELLTWSDALGIGLIVGGVALVEFGSRGESTSGAQ; translated from the coding sequence ATGCGCAGGGGCAGAGTTCTTCTCTCAGGAGCGATCGTCGCTGAGGTCTGTGCGACGTTGAGCCTGCGTGCGGCGAACGACAGCGCGCCTTGGCTGGCGGTGGCCGCGGTCGGCTACGTGGCGGCATTCTTCTTTCTCGCGCTGACGCTGAGGGCGGGGATGAAGATCGGCGTCGCCTACGGAATCTGGTCGGCGTGCGGCATCGTGCTCACCGCTGTTGCCGCCGCCGTGATCTTCGGTGAGCTGCTCACCTGGAGTGATGCGCTCGGGATCGGACTGATCGTCGGGGGAGTCGCACTCGTCGAGTTCGGATCGCGCGGCGAGTCCACGAGCGGAGCCCAATGA
- a CDS encoding NAD(P)/FAD-dependent oxidoreductase: MDRIVIAGASIAGVSAARELRRHGYQGSIALIDQDPLVAYRRPEVSKGLLSGAVSTETMKVPTPADLDLALMSGATLEGLDPQAQTVHVADIEGVTQKVGYDRLVIATGSEARPSPFSPTLQRVHTLRTSADALAMKADLDRAKDVVIVGAGFIGLEVAAVARSLGKSVTVIEAAEIPLSRVLGDTFGTHIAQKHRTAGVNLVLGDGVARLGSGGDGTVSHVELTSGGIVPADVVLVAIGSRPATAWLENSGLPLGDGVELDETCAVHGFEGTIVAAGDVASWTNPLYERRMRVEHWTNAIEQAAYAARRIHGAHDPAGFSSAPYFWSDQFGQKIQSIGSSFGFTDETVLDQTDDAILVAYSRGDRLLSIAGMNAGTRVMMMRKHVLDGVPVDSLEVAA, encoded by the coding sequence ATGGACCGCATCGTGATCGCCGGCGCATCTATCGCCGGCGTGTCCGCAGCGCGAGAGCTGCGCCGCCACGGTTACCAGGGTTCGATCGCCCTGATCGACCAGGATCCGCTCGTCGCCTACCGGCGACCAGAAGTCTCCAAGGGCCTCCTGAGCGGCGCGGTATCGACCGAAACCATGAAGGTGCCGACTCCGGCGGACCTCGATCTAGCGCTCATGTCGGGCGCGACTCTCGAGGGCCTGGACCCGCAGGCCCAGACGGTCCACGTCGCCGACATCGAGGGTGTGACTCAGAAGGTCGGGTATGACCGGCTCGTGATCGCGACGGGTTCTGAAGCCCGCCCCAGCCCGTTCTCTCCGACCCTGCAACGCGTGCACACACTGCGCACAAGCGCCGACGCGCTCGCGATGAAGGCGGACCTCGATCGCGCCAAAGACGTCGTCATCGTCGGCGCGGGATTCATCGGTCTCGAAGTCGCCGCCGTCGCTCGTTCCCTCGGAAAGTCCGTCACGGTCATCGAGGCAGCCGAGATCCCGCTGTCGCGAGTGCTGGGTGACACCTTCGGCACGCACATCGCTCAGAAGCACCGCACCGCCGGGGTGAATCTCGTGCTCGGCGACGGCGTGGCGCGACTCGGCAGCGGAGGCGACGGAACAGTCTCCCACGTCGAGCTCACAAGTGGCGGGATCGTCCCCGCCGACGTCGTCCTCGTCGCGATCGGATCCCGCCCCGCCACAGCCTGGCTCGAGAACTCAGGGCTCCCGCTCGGCGACGGCGTCGAACTCGACGAGACGTGTGCAGTGCACGGCTTCGAGGGCACGATCGTGGCTGCGGGAGACGTCGCGTCATGGACGAACCCGCTCTACGAGCGTCGCATGCGCGTCGAGCACTGGACCAACGCCATCGAGCAGGCGGCCTATGCCGCCCGCCGGATCCACGGCGCGCACGACCCAGCGGGCTTCAGCAGCGCGCCATACTTCTGGTCTGATCAGTTCGGCCAGAAGATTCAGAGCATCGGCTCTTCCTTCGGGTTCACCGACGAGACCGTGCTCGACCAGACGGACGACGCCATTCTCGTCGCGTACAGCCGAGGCGACCGGTTGCTGTCGATCGCCGGCATGAACGCCGGCACTCGAGTGATGATGATGCGCAAGCACGTGCTCGACGGAGTGCCCGTCGACTCGCTCGAGGTTGCCGCCTGA
- a CDS encoding DMT family transporter, producing the protein MMWFVLAGAIACEVAATLALNASKGFEDRRYVAPVTAGYTAAYLLLWAALAMGMPVGIAYGIWAGVGVAVVVVLAKVLFGDDLPPRMIFGIGLIVAGVVIIHLE; encoded by the coding sequence ATGATGTGGTTCGTGCTTGCCGGTGCGATCGCCTGTGAGGTTGCGGCGACTCTTGCACTGAATGCGTCCAAGGGTTTCGAGGACCGGCGCTATGTCGCGCCCGTGACCGCGGGCTACACTGCGGCTTACCTGCTCCTCTGGGCCGCGTTGGCGATGGGGATGCCGGTGGGCATCGCGTATGGCATCTGGGCCGGCGTCGGAGTCGCTGTCGTCGTCGTTCTCGCCAAGGTGCTGTTCGGTGACGACCTCCCGCCACGCATGATATTCGGGATCGGGCTGATCGTCGCGGGCGTCGTGATCATCCACCTGGAGTGA